A window of Cryptomeria japonica chromosome 3, Sugi_1.0, whole genome shotgun sequence contains these coding sequences:
- the LOC131075697 gene encoding uncharacterized protein LOC131075697, which translates to MEEALSFDEIALHMVVDLKNEFVREFESCKRLFETCSYNLKAFSNSFFKGINPITTSQHMINSFSVVNERVSQARDSSSADEPAPYQVAAKRRRLENNLEGFEEIGDGGRQIVGDDPVVGKGHCVDAQEEGNDMDCMRVPHEDTTKIVQECTGGWPSSTKIVQECTGGWPSSSPVMTFQPNKDNSAAPVMIVAIRDNAGHREEIVAAEVRVNSLDPVCEDSNDMYCKRIPQKDAPKIVQECAEGWPSARPYCGNSAHIKDAKQSEALDAIETIQLQDTSNIIENGQISHMTTPEMQIPSQFEDSFHPLESKAFGNIIQVDSRSVSNTSMLPEMVTSQSCIPYPTNNLRSQRVLVKETMIDRKRDIKVKALEAAGVAKQLEEKREQGQKFRKELARRSEHEKKFLEKSREEQHKGEKEGEGSSIVCSDSNKSISSGMARKKPVGCTLQSQPGTFVIGVDLKLRRALDTKIKLEQEKLKKLEEKKKKEEERKKNAAKVAANKRKKEEMDKRDREEKRKRLEEAQKQQKKLEEQLRAEKEAKEQRRRALDDKKRKRKAMEEKEKKQRRIVKEREAAECRRRIEEDAKSNKFASKDAKHIQEVYQHNETTLQAQNAYAGKVSSMSTSCAKAAHETEGQSMLVSNARSHLLSKSNIKTESYEISPYKGSDEEDNDDGTPGKPIPLWARKEDLIPHIISQQYIDPDEIFTGARTCSLNEVFESNGSNRRRDFKRRSYSGEWLNDIFTWKEEYQYKLQMGYINRAE; encoded by the exons ATGGAGGAGGCCTTGAGTTTTGATGAAATCGCGCTGCATATGGTAGTGGATTTGAAAAACGAATTCGTACGAGAGTTTGAGTCCTGCAAGAGATTGTTCGAGACGTGCTCTTACAACCTAAAGGCATTTTCCAACAGTTTTTTCAAAGGAATCAATCCAATTACGACCTCACAGCATATGATAAATAGCTTCAGCG TAGTGAATGAGCGGGTTTCCCAGGCGCGGGATTCATCCTCGGCAGATGAGCCTGCCCCATATCAAGTCGCTGCCAAGAGACGTAGGCTTGAAAATAATTTAGAGGGGTTTGAAGAAATCGGAGATGGTGGTCGGCAAATTGTTGGGGACGATCCCGTGGTGGGGAAAGGGCATTGTGTGGACGCCCAGGAGGAGGGAAATGATATGGATTGTATGAGAGTCCCACATGAAGACACAACCAAAATAGTTCAGGAATGTACAGGAGGTTGGCCATCCTCAACCAAAATAGTTCAGGAATGTACAGGAGGTTGGCCATCCTCAAGTCCTGTGATGACCTTTCAACCAAACAAAGACAATTCAGCAGCACCTGTCATGATTGTTGCTATAAGAGATAATGCTGGTCATAGAGAAGAAATAGTGGCAGCAGAGGTGAGAGTGAATTCTTTGGATCCAGTCTGTGAGGATTCAAATGACATGTATTGTAAGAGAATCCCACAGAAAGACGCACCAAAAATAGTCCAAGAATGTGCAGAAGGATGGCCATCCGCAAGGCCTTACTGTGGAAACAGTGCTCACATAAAAGATGCAAAACAGTCAGAAGCCTTGGATGCCATAGAAACTATTCAGCTGCAGGATACCTCAAACATTATTGAAAATGGACAAATCTCACACATGACAACTCCAGAAATGCAGATCCCGAGTCAATTTGAAGATAGCTTTCACCCACTTGAAAGCAAAGCATTCGGGAATATCATACAAGTAGATTCACGTTCAGTCAGTAATACCTCTATGCTACCAGAGATGGTGACATCCCAATCTTGTATACCTTATCCAACAAATAATTTGAGGAGCCAACGTGTTTTAGTGAAAGAAACAATGATTGACA GAAAGAGAGATATCAAAGTGAAGGCTCTGGAGGCTGCTGGAGTTGCAAAACAACTTGAAGAGAAAAGGGAACAAGGACAGAAATTTAGGAAGGAACTAGCCAGGCGTAGTGAGCATGAAAAGAAATTTCTTGAGAAATCAAGAGAAGAACAACACAAAGGGGAAAAAGAAGGTGAAGGATCCAGTATCGTGTGTAGCGATAGCAATAAATCAATATCAAGTGGCATGGCAAGAAAAAAGCCAGTGGGATGTACCTTGCAGTCCCAACCAGGCACTTTTGTGATTGGTGTTGATTTGAAGTTGAGAAGAGCTTTAGACACCAAGATTAAATTGGagcaagaaaaattgaaaaaattggaggagaaaaaaaagaaagaggaagaacgGAAGAAAAATGCAGCAAAGGTTGCAGCAaataagaggaaaaaggaagagatgGACAAGAGAGACCGCGAGGAAAAGCGGAAGCGATTGGAAGAAGCACAGAAGCAGCAGAAGAAACTTGAGGAACAACTTCGTGCGGAGAAGGAAGCAAAAGAACAGAGGCGCCGAGCTTTG GATGACAAGAAGCGTAAGAGGAAGGCAATggaggaaaaggaaaagaagcagcGCCGCATAGTGAAAGAAAGGGAAGCTGCAGAGTGCAGACGACGAATAGAGGAGGATGCTAAGTCGAATAAATTTGCATCAAAGGATGCAAAACACATTCAAGAAGTCTATCAGCATAATGAAACAACACTTCAGGCCCAAAATGCATATGCTGGAAAG GTGTCGAGCATGTCAACTAGCTGTGCAAAAGCTGCACATGAAACCGAAGGGCAGTCAATGTTGGTCAGCAATGCAAGGTCACATCTATTATCAAAATCCAACATCAAAACTGAATCTTATGAAATATCGCCTTATAAGGGTTCAGATGAGGAGGATAATGATGATGGAACTCCAGGGAAACCCATACCACTATGGGCAAG GAAAGAGGATTTGATTCCACATATCATCAGTCAACAATATATTGATCCTGATGAGATATTCACTGGTGCAAGAACTTGCAGTTTAAATGAAG ttTTTGAGTCTAACGGATCAAATAGGAGGAGAGATTTCAAACGGCGTAGTTACAGTGGAGAATGGCTTAATGACATTTTTACATGGAAAGAAGAGTATCAATACAAGTTGCAGATGGGATACATAAACAGGGCTGAGTAA